The following are from one region of the Geoalkalibacter subterraneus genome:
- the hisZ gene encoding ATP phosphoribosyltransferase regulatory subunit — protein MKLPTVAPETMLPKGVKDFLPAKAAKIEFLTQTLKDVFARWGFRPVITPSLEFLSVLEKALGADLREKTFRFEDRQGDQMLAIPPDMTPQVARIVATRMREMPLPLRLSYSGRVLRHAEQQAGKDREILQAGVELVGLDSPEADAEMIAMAVEGLQAVGAKEFTVDIGQVEFFRGVMDNLALEGPLSREVATAIAHKDNSGLRALLFDADISDAAREEVLALPRLFGGRDVLEKAASVVRNERSRRALDNLSRVLDFLDVYGVQDHVTLDLGEIRGHEYHTGITFQGFLPGLGRAVCNGGRYDNLTAHYGYPAPATGFSFNLLNLLFALDGTLAPRSAGAIDVLIVQSGADKMVAQRLARALRQAGFAAARDMYPRNLEESLQYAGKMNYRYVMTLGPAGEGVTVIGVTDGTTRKVGLDALLAGDFSSLTA, from the coding sequence ATGAAGTTGCCTACCGTCGCCCCCGAGACCATGCTCCCCAAGGGGGTCAAGGATTTTCTCCCGGCCAAGGCCGCCAAAATTGAGTTTTTGACGCAGACGCTCAAAGACGTTTTTGCCCGTTGGGGGTTCCGGCCGGTCATCACGCCCTCGCTGGAGTTCCTGTCCGTACTGGAGAAGGCTCTCGGCGCCGATCTGCGCGAGAAGACCTTTCGTTTTGAAGACCGGCAGGGCGACCAGATGCTGGCGATCCCGCCGGATATGACACCCCAGGTGGCGCGCATCGTTGCGACCCGCATGCGGGAAATGCCGCTACCGCTGCGTCTGTCGTACAGCGGCCGCGTCCTGCGCCACGCCGAGCAGCAGGCCGGCAAGGACCGCGAAATTCTGCAGGCCGGCGTCGAGCTGGTGGGCCTTGACAGCCCCGAGGCGGATGCGGAAATGATCGCCATGGCGGTTGAAGGGCTGCAGGCGGTGGGAGCTAAGGAATTTACCGTCGATATCGGCCAGGTGGAGTTTTTCCGGGGCGTCATGGACAATCTCGCCCTGGAGGGCCCTCTGTCGCGTGAAGTGGCGACGGCGATTGCGCACAAGGACAACTCCGGTCTGCGTGCATTGCTTTTCGATGCCGATATCTCCGACGCGGCCCGCGAAGAAGTCCTTGCTTTGCCGCGTTTGTTCGGGGGGCGCGATGTGCTGGAGAAGGCCGCCTCAGTCGTGCGCAATGAGCGTTCACGCCGCGCTCTCGACAACCTGTCCCGTGTACTCGACTTCCTCGATGTCTACGGGGTTCAGGATCATGTAACGCTGGATCTGGGCGAAATTCGCGGCCATGAATATCATACCGGCATTACCTTTCAGGGTTTTCTGCCCGGACTGGGACGCGCCGTGTGCAATGGAGGGCGTTACGACAACCTGACGGCCCATTATGGTTATCCGGCGCCGGCCACCGGCTTCTCCTTCAACCTGCTCAACCTTCTGTTTGCCCTCGATGGGACTCTGGCCCCCCGCAGTGCCGGCGCCATCGATGTGCTCATCGTCCAATCGGGAGCCGACAAGATGGTGGCGCAGCGCCTTGCACGCGCTCTGCGGCAGGCAGGATTTGCAGCCGCCCGCGATATGTATCCACGCAACCTGGAAGAAAGTCTGCAGTACGCAGGAAAAATGAATTATCGCTATGTCATGACCCTTGGCCCGGCAGGGGAGGGTGTGACGGTCATCGGTGTCACCGATGGCACGACCCGGAAAGTCGGACTGGATGCGCTGCTTGCGGGTGATTTCAGTTCTCTGACTGCATAA
- the serA gene encoding phosphoglycerate dehydrogenase — translation MKVLVTDRLSAEGLRIFEETAGIEVVYLPGAERSELLKQLADAEALVVRAGTQVDEDLFAAAPKLRVVGRAGIGVENIDLAAANRKGVVVMNTPFGSATTSAEHAIAMLMTLARNIPAADRAVKGGRWAADGLTGVEISGKTLGVIGAGKIGRLVIERAAALKMRVLVYDPYLAGDVVGQLGGEQVDFETLLARSDFLTLHVPLNSETFQLIDEEALTRVRPGCRIINCAQGGLIDEAALARAVEDGRVAGAALDVFAKEPPADSNPLVRMDRVVCSPHIRSLSLDAQINIAVQVAHQVVDFLTRGIIVNALNVPSVSAELLPLIRPYLNLAERLGAFMSQLFSKGINKVTVEYAGDVTDFPTAPMTMALLKGLMAPRLGKTVNYVNAPHLVRDRGLPVVEVRNQSAEGYSNLIRLTVESESRCGSVAGALFNKSDMRIVRIDDYQLEAVPSGHLLVVHNSDRPGVIGFLGQMLAEADINIARLNLSRRTRPGGEAVSLITVDSPIPETVLERLRAHDCFLSAVQVSLPADESE, via the coding sequence ATGAAGGTTCTTGTAACCGACAGGCTTTCCGCTGAAGGTCTGCGAATTTTTGAGGAAACTGCGGGGATCGAAGTGGTCTATCTGCCGGGTGCCGAGCGCAGCGAACTGCTGAAGCAGTTGGCGGACGCCGAGGCTCTGGTGGTGCGCGCCGGAACTCAGGTCGATGAGGATTTGTTTGCCGCCGCCCCGAAGCTGCGGGTCGTCGGTCGCGCCGGCATCGGTGTCGAGAATATCGATCTTGCGGCAGCTAACCGTAAAGGGGTGGTTGTGATGAATACCCCTTTCGGCAGCGCGACCACCTCGGCTGAGCACGCGATCGCCATGCTCATGACGCTGGCGCGAAATATCCCTGCTGCCGACCGGGCAGTGAAGGGTGGACGCTGGGCCGCGGATGGATTGACCGGTGTGGAGATCTCCGGCAAAACGCTGGGCGTGATTGGCGCCGGCAAGATCGGCAGGCTGGTTATAGAGCGGGCCGCAGCTCTTAAAATGCGCGTGCTGGTTTATGACCCCTATCTGGCGGGAGATGTGGTTGGGCAGCTTGGCGGGGAGCAGGTTGATTTTGAGACCCTGCTGGCCCGCAGCGATTTTCTGACGCTGCATGTGCCGCTCAATTCCGAAACTTTTCAGTTGATTGACGAGGAGGCCCTGACACGGGTTCGCCCCGGTTGCCGGATCATCAACTGCGCACAGGGAGGATTGATTGATGAGGCCGCCCTGGCCCGCGCCGTAGAAGACGGCCGTGTTGCCGGTGCCGCGCTCGATGTCTTTGCCAAAGAGCCGCCCGCCGACAGCAATCCTCTGGTACGCATGGACCGCGTCGTCTGCTCCCCTCATATTCGCTCCCTGTCGCTCGACGCCCAGATCAATATTGCCGTTCAGGTGGCCCATCAGGTCGTCGATTTTCTCACCAGGGGGATCATCGTCAATGCTCTCAACGTGCCGTCCGTCAGTGCGGAGCTGTTGCCGCTGATCCGCCCTTATCTCAATCTCGCGGAGCGGCTGGGGGCTTTTATGTCCCAGTTGTTTTCCAAGGGGATCAACAAGGTGACCGTGGAATATGCCGGCGATGTAACCGATTTTCCGACTGCGCCCATGACGATGGCCCTGCTCAAAGGGTTGATGGCGCCGCGGCTCGGCAAGACGGTCAACTATGTCAATGCTCCGCACCTTGTGCGCGACCGTGGCCTGCCGGTGGTGGAAGTGCGCAACCAGTCGGCGGAGGGATACTCCAACCTCATCCGGCTGACGGTGGAATCGGAAAGTCGGTGCGGCAGCGTGGCGGGTGCGTTGTTCAATAAATCGGACATGCGGATCGTGCGTATCGATGATTACCAGCTTGAAGCGGTTCCGTCGGGGCACCTTCTGGTCGTTCACAATAGTGACCGTCCCGGAGTGATCGGTTTTCTCGGACAGATGCTGGCTGAGGCCGACATCAACATCGCGCGGTTGAATCTTTCACGACGCACCAGACCGGGCGGAGAGGCTGTGTCGCTCATTACCGTGGACAGCCCCATTCCCGAAACCGTGCTGGAGCGACTGCGTGCGCACGATTGCTTTCTGTCGGCTGTGCAGGTCAGTCTTCCTGCTGACGAATCGGAGTGA
- a CDS encoding leucyl aminopeptidase, with translation MDLSVEKGSIFNSDMPALVVGVFEDRWDDAGQQDLLARVGRPLESARTSGEFAGEFRQTLQLRPDGLKALHLFLIGLGKSSDCTLDRLREAAAVATRELLGRRVSRLATDMFILGPQNEPVARRTQAVVEGVMLAGYRFDRYRTEKRDKLPPGLARLACQVENSADHQAVEQGAQLAQAVCRGVFLARDLVNEPGNVKSPLYLAERAAALTHHSRLTCEVIGEEELSRQGFGALLGVARGSSREPCLIVLEYRGGAEDEKPVALIGKGVMFDAGGISLKPAEKMDEMKMDMAGAAAVLGTFEAAASAQLPVNLVGVIPAVENMPSGTAMRPGDVLTSLSGRTIEVVNTDAEGRLILADALTYCARYQPRTMIDLATLTGACVIALGHHAAAVLGSDAPLVQRLQAAGQASGEKVWEMPLWEEYAAQLKSEIADLKNIGGRPAGTITAAAFLQKFAEGQSWAHVDIAGTAWEDSGSPLASKGATGFGVRLLMAYLRGECELH, from the coding sequence CGGGCAGCAGGACCTACTGGCCCGCGTCGGCAGGCCCTTGGAGAGTGCGCGCACCAGCGGCGAGTTTGCCGGTGAGTTCAGGCAGACATTGCAACTCCGGCCGGACGGGCTCAAGGCTCTCCATCTTTTTCTGATCGGGTTGGGCAAGTCCTCCGACTGTACACTTGACCGCCTGCGTGAGGCGGCTGCGGTAGCGACCCGGGAGCTTCTCGGTCGCCGGGTGTCGCGACTTGCCACCGATATGTTTATTCTCGGGCCGCAGAACGAGCCTGTTGCCAGGCGTACTCAGGCTGTGGTCGAAGGTGTGATGCTGGCAGGCTACCGCTTCGATCGTTATCGGACGGAAAAACGAGACAAGCTGCCTCCTGGCCTGGCGCGGCTGGCTTGCCAGGTGGAAAACAGCGCTGATCACCAGGCGGTGGAGCAGGGTGCGCAGCTCGCCCAGGCGGTCTGCCGGGGTGTTTTTCTGGCGCGTGATCTGGTCAATGAGCCCGGCAATGTCAAGTCTCCCCTGTACCTGGCCGAGCGGGCCGCTGCCCTGACACATCATTCCCGGTTGACCTGCGAGGTGATCGGTGAGGAGGAGCTGTCTCGGCAGGGATTTGGCGCTCTGCTGGGAGTTGCGCGTGGCAGCAGCCGCGAGCCCTGCCTCATTGTGCTCGAATATCGCGGCGGGGCCGAGGACGAAAAGCCGGTGGCGCTGATCGGTAAAGGGGTCATGTTCGATGCCGGCGGCATTTCTCTCAAACCGGCGGAAAAAATGGATGAAATGAAGATGGATATGGCCGGGGCCGCAGCGGTTCTCGGCACCTTTGAAGCGGCCGCCTCCGCTCAGCTGCCGGTCAACCTGGTTGGGGTCATCCCTGCGGTGGAAAACATGCCTTCAGGAACAGCCATGCGCCCCGGGGACGTGCTGACTTCCCTGTCCGGCCGGACCATCGAGGTGGTCAATACTGATGCCGAGGGACGGCTGATCCTGGCCGATGCCCTGACCTACTGCGCCCGTTATCAGCCACGGACGATGATTGACCTTGCAACATTGACCGGCGCCTGTGTTATCGCGTTGGGGCATCATGCGGCGGCGGTGCTCGGCAGTGACGCGCCGTTGGTTCAACGCCTGCAGGCCGCAGGCCAGGCCAGCGGAGAAAAAGTCTGGGAGATGCCCCTGTGGGAGGAGTACGCGGCGCAGCTCAAAAGTGAGATTGCCGATCTTAAAAACATCGGCGGCCGCCCTGCCGGCACCATAACGGCGGCGGCCTTCCTGCAGAAATTTGCCGAGGGGCAGAGCTGGGCCCATGTCGACATTGCCGGCACGGCCTGGGAGGATTCAGGCAGTCCCCTGGCTTCCAAAGGTGCCACCGGCTTTGGGGTGCGCCTGCTGATGGCTTATCTGCGCGGAGAATGTGAATTGCACTAG